In one window of Gopherus evgoodei ecotype Sinaloan lineage chromosome 9, rGopEvg1_v1.p, whole genome shotgun sequence DNA:
- the BCORL1 gene encoding BCL-6 corepressor-like protein 1 has product MISTAPLYSGVHNWASAERICMCGLNEERRAPLSDEESNKSSSQHLGSQEFCVSSSLSKVELTAVSGGSNAEGLDANSSVEEKLGPKLEEQSPKPYSKPECAGQAVIEDNVLGPLANQGDGRELEPAVPGAVEPESSSPDNARTPADLHSDKQADASPACPNAPDSEHAGKEKSTLNAETQEAGVPVEETLPVVASSCNTLASTPATFTLNRVCFSTSQTPAMQKMPLSFQPGAVLAPSQPLVYIPPSSCGQPLSVATLPSPLGVPSTLALPVHPSYLQECGPPGIIAPPELCSFPCTFSVARPLPSDSKVVSVEVNQLSCPSPSGGNSTQTAAAIDGPSPSMEGSSLSPSQPSLTASCGSAAPPPGTGLHTRASGAPEQVAQGATTSLSPLKSPPQLEREMVSFPEYCEMPLDLSSKSNRQKLPPPSQRKTPPMPILTPVHTSGKAVLTTVLSKSQRAAQSAGSSVTSCLGTSPPLVIFPDFLRNGEQGSWMKNSTALISTIPGTYVGVANPVPASLLLSKDSSISFSRDPQHLPKQEPISIIDQGDPGNVGPPSGKKGSQASVEGQQDPARRFLYGRVAPGASLCQSKELSLWNPGQGSIYPRCPVNGKPSSPQLLPVGWSPYHQTPLLSIGISTTGQLPLNQSGPSKPSGAGELPVFPSMQPVESGMAASKVPESLPRLPSLEWEAMSKAKNCRVLPKFCEEPINPVPIAVAPSLQANTVEANGGKGKAESPSRSQGCDEPEADSGRDNVVQTEAPPGSCSLKQLGDSKPKNQVLAAYLSHDLPVVNQQGLQTASELPAAPVESQRKELGCEVAREQPASEAPQCIHQVDLCRVKKERVECDVPFASGACLRAGVAPKGFPETKLKGTAHIKQEGSLCCKSKRQHDGRAKQAHKRLKCRTRDGEEAPSKSGSRSLHGWKWQKHRGDLHEIGKRESRVGPGSMNEHNSLRVKRKRRRPAKTELQSPGRPGDNHEEGYLEKKPKNNFRDFIPVVLSSRTRSQSGSVGGSSASVRGECEVTGQEILPLLEEEQEEETSLKRRRLRKSHRMSRYRSHRARDRSQSEKGSCHLRRARELPWRVEAPRQLWDPNEKDDDSHVRRKKRRRQKSWKYQTGEYLTEREEEEHVSCYSHRRRKSKADFRYRKQKECTQGKDSELRLRSRLSPSPRKSQGRPDFRNGFLLDHPDNSSIQEALEKPSGKRKCKTKHLAGICEEGKVKGHWNQPKPRSMKKAQELWPLCKSRQASPGNSPELPMTQHIPPEARRLIVNKNAGETLLQRAARLGYKDVVLYCLQKKSSEVNHRDNAGYTALHEACARGWIDILHILLEHGANVNCSAQDGTRPVHDAVVNDNLETMWLLLSYGADPTLATYSGQTAMKLASSEVMKQFLSDYLSDLQGRADGDPRTAWDFYSSSVLEGKDGIGCDLLLNPPGSSDQEEEEQESDSFMFEFSDKPLLPCYNLQVSVSRGPCNWFLFSDVLKRLKLSSRIFQARFPHFEIATLPKAEFQRQVSSSQLLAQEEVPESPELLPHGPAETVELVRYEPELLQLLGSAVEFQAWSS; this is encoded by the exons ATGATCTCTACAGCACCTCTCTACAGTGGGGTGCATAACTGGGCCAGTGCAGAGCGGATTTGCATGTGTGGCCTCAACGAGGAGAG GAGAGCCCCGCTTTCTGATGAGGAGTCTAACAAGAGCAGCTCCCAGCACTTGGGGTCCCAGGAATTTTGCGTCAGCAGCAGCCTTTCCAAG GTGGAGCTCACAGCAGTCAGCGGTGGCAGCAATGCCGAGGGGCTGGATGCAAATAGCAGCGTGGAGGAAAAACTTGGGCCCAAGCTGGAAGAGCAGTCACCCAAACCCTACTCGAAACCAGAGTGTGCTGGGCAAGCAGTGATAGAAGATAATGTGCTGGGCCCTCTGGCAAACCAGGGAGATGGCAGAGAGCTGGAGCCTGCAGTCCCAGGAGCTGTGGAGCCCGAGAGCAGCAGCCCTGACAACGCCAGGACACCTGCAGATCTTCACAGTGACAAACAAGCTGATGCTTCTCCTGCTTGCCCCAATGCTCCAGATAGTGAACATGCTGGGAAAGAGAAGAGCACCCTGAATGCTGAAACACAAGAGGCAGGAGTGCCTGTGGAGGAGACATTGCCTGTGGTTGCCTCCAGCTGCAACACCCTTGCATCCACTCCAGCCACCTTCACTTTGAATAGAGTGTGTTTTTCCACATCTCAAACCCCAGCTATGCAAAAAATGCCCCTCTCCTTTCAGCCCGGGGCAGTTCTGGCCCCAAGCCAGCCCCTAGTGTATATCCCACCCTCCAGCTGTGGGCAGCCACTCAGTGTGGCTACTCTTCCTAGCCCCCTTGGGGTCCCCTCCACACTTGCTCTCCCAGTCCATCCCTCCTACCTGCAGGAGTGTGGCCCGCCAGGCATTATTGCTCCCCCTGAGCTGTGCTCGTTTCCCTGTACCTTCTCCGTAGCCAGACCCTTACCTTCAGACTCCAAAGTGGTGTCTGTGGAGGTGAACCAGCTGAGCTGCCCTTCACCTTCAGGTGGGAACAGCACCCAAACTGCTGCAGCTATTGATGGCCCTTCCCCATCCATGGAGGGCTCTTCGCTTTCACCCAGCCAGCCTTCCCTGACAGCATCATGTGGGAGTGCAGCTCCCCCACCAGGTACTGGCCTGCATACTAGGGCCTCTGGTGCTCCAGAGCAGGTCGCTCAAGGGGCCACAACTTCGCTTTCTCCCCTGAAGTCCCCCCCACAGCTGGAGCGTGAGATGGTCTCCTTCCCAGAATATTGTGAGATGCCTCTTGATCTGTCCTCTAAATCCAACCGCCAGAAGCTGCCTCCACCGAGCCAGCGTAAGACACCCCCCATGCCCATCCTAACGCCGGTGCACACCAGTGGCAAGGCAGTGCTCACTACGGTCCTGTCCAAGTCCCAGCGTGCAGCCCAGAGCGCAGGAAGCAGTGTCACCTCATGCTTGGGTACCAGCCCTCCCTTGGTAATTTTTCCTGACTTCCTGCGTAATGGTGAGCAGGGCTCCTGGATGAAAAACTCCACGGCACTGATTAGCACCATTCCAGGCACCTACGTGGGGGTGGCCAACCCAGTCCCTGCCTCACTACTGCTCAGCAAAGACTCCAGCATTAGCTTCAGCAGGGATCCACAGCACCTCCCCAAACAGGAGCCCATTTCCATCATCGATCAGGGAGACCCCGGAAATGTTGGGCCACCCTCTGGGAAAAAAGGCAGCCAGGCTAGTGTGGAGGGTCAGCAGGACCCAGCTAGGCGGTTCCTCTATGGCAGAGTTGCCCCAGGGGCTTCATTGTGCCAATCCAAAGAACTCTCTCTCTGGAATCCTGGTCAGGGAAGCATTTACCCCCGATGCCCAGTTAATGGGAAACCATCCAGTCCCCAGCTTCTGCCTGTTGGGTGGTCTCCCTATCACCAGACCCCTCTGCTTTCAATTGGCATCTCCACAACTGGACAGCTGCCCCTGAATCAGAGTGGCCCCTCCAAACCATCTGGTGCAGGCGAGCTCCCTGTGTTTCCCAGCATGCAACCTGTAGAGTCTGGCATGGCAGCCTCCAAGGTCCCAGAGAGTCTGCCAAGACTTCCGTCTCTGGAATGGGAAGCCATGTCCAAAGCCAAGAACTGCAGGGTCTTGCCCAAGTTCTGTGAGGAGCCCATCAATCCAGTCCCCATAGCTGTAGCTCCATCTCTTCAGGCCAATACTGTGGAAGCAaatgggggaaaggggaaggcagAAAGCCCTTCCAGGAGCCAAGGGTGTGATGAACCAGAGGCTGACTCCGGTAGAGATAATGTTGTACAGACTGAGGCTCCCCCAGGGAGCTGTAGCCTCAAGCAGTTAGGAGACTCAAAACCTAAAAACCAAGTGTTAGCTGCCTATCTGTCACATGACCTGCCTGTAGTCAATCAGCAAGGCCTGCAAACAGCCTCTGAGCTGCCAGCTGCACCTGTAGAGAGTCAACGCAAGGAACTGGGATGTGAGGTGGCCCGGGAGCAGCCAGCCTCAGAGGCCCCCCAGTGTATACACCAGGTGGACCTGTGCAGGGTCAAGAAAGAGCGAGTGGAATGTGATGTGCCATTTGCCTCTGGGGCTTGTCTGCGAGCTGGGGTAGCCCCCAAGGGCTTTCCAGAGACCAAACTCAAGGGAACAGCGCATATCAAACAAGAGGGCAGCTTATGTTGCAAATCCAAACGGCAACACGATGGGCGGGCCAAACAGGCCCACAAGAGACTGAAGTGCAGAACCAGAGATGGAGAGGAGGCCCCAAGCAAGTCAGGCAGCCGGAGCTTGCACGGATGGAAG TGGCAAAAGCATcgcggggacctgcatgagatcgGCAAACGAGAAAGCCGGGTGGGCCCAGGATCCATGAATGAGCACAATAGCCTCAGGGTAAAGCGCAAGCGCAGGAGGCCAGCAAAGACAGAGCTCCAATCTCCAGGGCGTCCTGGGGACAACCATGAGGAAG GTTACCTTGAGAAGAAACCCAAGAACAATTTCCGTGATTTCATCCCAGTGGTGCTGAGCAGCCGGACACGCAGTCAGTCAG GAAGTGTTGGTGGCTCCTCTGCTAGTGTGCGAGGAGAGTGTGAAGTGACTGGCCAGGAGATCTTACCactgctggaggaggagcaggaggaggagacatCCTTGAAACGCCGCAGGCTGAGGAAATCCCACAGAATGTCCCGCTATCGCAGCCACAGGGCCAGAGACAGGTCTCAGTCAGAAAAGGGCAGCTGCCACCTGAGGAGGGCCCGGGAGTTGCCCTGGAGAGTGGAGGCACCAAGGCAGCTGTGGGACCCAAATGAGAAGGATGATGACAGCCATgtcaggaggaagaagaggagacgGCAGAAGAGCTGGAAATACCAGACTGGGGAGTACTTGACTGAGCGAGAAGAGGAGGAACATGTGAGCTGCTACTCCCATAGGAGGCGGAAATCGAAAGCAG ATTTCAGGTACCGGAAGCAGAAGGAATGTACCCAAGGCAAAGACTCAGAGCTGCGATTGAGGAGCAGGCTTTCCCCATCGCCTCGGAAGTCCCAAGGGCGCCCGGACTTCCGAAATGGCTTTCTCCTGGATCACCCGGACAACTCCTCCATCCAGGAAGCACTCGAGAAACCATCAGGAAAACgcaaatgtaaaacaaaacaccTGGCAGGAATCTGTGAAGAAGGGAAG GTGAAAGGGCACTGGAATCAGCCCAAGCCACGCTCTATGAAGAAGGCCCAGGAGCTGTGGCCACTCTGCAAGTCACGGCAGGCCAGCCCAGGAAACTCCCCTGAATTGCCCATGACCCAGCACATCCCTCCTGAGGCTCGGCGGCTGATTGTGAACAAGAATGCCGGGGAGACTCTCCTTCAGCGAGCGGCACGGCTTGGTTACAAG GACGTGGTGCTCTACTGCCTGCAGAAAAAGAGCAGCGAGGTGAACCACCGTGACAATGCCGGCTACACAGCTCTGCATGAAGCCTGCGCACGAGGCTGGATTGATATCCTGCACATTCTGCTAGAGCACGGTGCCAATGTGAACTGCAGTGCACAGGATGGCACAAG GCCTGTTCATGATGCAGTGGTGAATGACAACCTGGAGACCATGTGGCTTCTGCTCTCGTATGGGGCTGACCCCACACTTGCCACTTACTCGGGGCAGACAGCCATGAAACTGGCCAGCAGTGAGGTGATGAAGCAGTTCCTGAGCG ATTACCTCTCGGATCTCCAAGGGCGTGCTGATGGGGACCCCCGAACAGCATGGGATTTCTACAGCAGCTCTGTACTGG